In Amphiura filiformis chromosome 1, Afil_fr2py, whole genome shotgun sequence, the following are encoded in one genomic region:
- the LOC140159048 gene encoding uncharacterized protein gives MYTQTLLHVLNNWQTVLQQGRYTWRHNSILTHMLNSFKVLVGNAKDSIDIYADLPGCTITGGTLPPNILPTAQRPDIIIINNTKKSVHVIELTVPFETNIQKAHDTKMSRYENLHSDIKQEGFKCHLNCIEIGSRGLVTADNTERLSEVFRFIGGRSNSSKTLAKDLSKLAVICSYSIWNARNEPNWDSAPYLKV, from the coding sequence ATGTATACTCAAACTCTTCTCCATGTACTCAACAATTGGCAGACTGTTTTGCAACAAGGTCGCTATACATGGAGGCACAACAGTATATTAACTCATATGTTGAACTCTTTTAAAGTACTTGTAGGAAATGCTAAGGACAGTATTGATATATATGCCGATTTGCCTGGATGTACCATCACTGGAGGAACACTACCACCAAATATCCTCCCTACCGCCCAAAGACCAgatatcatcattatcaacaataCCAAAAAGTCTGTCCATGTCATTGAACTTACGGTGCCTTTCGAAACCAATATCCAGAAAGCCCATGACACAAAAATGTCTCGTTATGAAAACCTTCATTCTGACATCAAACAAGAAGGTTTCAAATGTCATCTGAACTGTATCGAAATAGGGTCCCGAGGACTGGTGACGGCTGATAACACAGAGAGGTTGAGTGAGGTATTCAGATTTATCGGTGGTAGATCCAATAGCAGTAAGACTCTTGCTAAAGATCTGAGCAAACTGGCCGTCATCTGTAGTTACTCCATCTGGAACGCGCGCAATGAACCTAATTGGGATTCTGCACCGTATCTGAAGGTCTGA